A part of Chanodichthys erythropterus isolate Z2021 chromosome 4, ASM2448905v1, whole genome shotgun sequence genomic DNA contains:
- the gpr31 gene encoding 12-(S)-hydroxy-5,8,10,14-eicosatetraenoic acid receptor isoform X1 yields the protein MSVTDKPDDTDNICQENIDNNRALYIFYSSVVGLEFILGLLLNITVIHLFIFKLKFWKSKTIDIFLFNLVLADILLLIGLPVKAYNFQQCSENKVVCKVQLFLQFLNRGASIAFLTVISIYRYFSVVHPLKRKVIRILKHSPQISVFIWVLLGILTIPAMTQSFIRCNSNEHDEELSPVIVLREVVFFTQILIPFFVLVYCSIQIIKKLKKTSVGDKTKLRRAMFLVTSVVLVFAVCFLPYAITRAIQLKNNGLVMKEEKDTVVKVYDGLICLSYLNCLLDPILYCLSSSKFKKLYMSIYLPFLLEKEQPENSDDTADE from the coding sequence ATGAGTGTCACGGACAAACCGGACGACACGGACAACATCTGTCAGGAGAACATAGACAATAACCGAGCGCTGTATATTTTCTACTCTTCTGTGGTAGGTCTGGAGTTTATCTTGGGTCTCCTGCTAAACATTACAGTTATCCATCTCTTCATCTTCAAGCTCAAGTTCTGGAAATCTAAAACCATTGACATTTTCCTGTTCAATTTGGTCCTGGCTGACATTTTGTTGCTGATTGGATTGCCCGTAAAGGCGTATAACTTTCAGCAATGCAGTGAAAATAAGGTAGTGTGCAAAGTACAGCTCTTTCTGCAGTTTCTCAACCGGGGAGCCAGCATCGCTTTCCTGACGGTCATCTCCATTTACAGATATTTTAGCGTAGTCCATCCTTTGAAGAGGAAAGTCATAAGGATTTTGAAACATTCGCCTCAGATTTCTGTATTTATCTGGGTGCTACTGGGAATTTTGACGATTCCGGCCATGACGCAAAGTTTTATCAGATGCAACAGCAATGAACATGATGAGGAACTCAGTCCTGTCATTGTACTGAGGGAAGTTGTGTTTTTTACCCAGATTCTGATCCCCTTTTTTGTTCTTGTGTACTGCTCAATACAGATTATCAAAAAACTCAAAAAGACATCGGTGGGCGACAAGACTAAACTCCGGAGAGCGATGTTCCTCGTCACTTCGGTGGTTCTCGTCTTTGCTGTCTGCTTCTTACCTTATGCCATTACAAGAGCAATACAGCTGAAGAATAATGGGCTTGTGATGAAAGAGGAAAAAGATACTGTTGTTAAAGTGTACGATGGGCTTATTTGTCTCTCTTATCTGAACTGTCTGCTGGATCCAATCCTGTATTGCCTGAGCAGCAGTAAATTTAAGAAGTTATACATGTCAATCTATCTCCCCTTTCTGCTGGAGAAGGAACAACCAGAAAATTCAGACGACACTGCAGATGAGTGA
- the gpr31 gene encoding oxoeicosanoid receptor 1 isoform X2, with the protein MSVTDKPDDTDNICQENIDNNRALYIFYSSVVGLEFILGLLLNITVIHLFIFKLKFWKSKTIDIFLFNLVLADILLLIGLPVKAYNFQQCSENKIIKKLKKTSVGDKTKLRRAMFLVTSVVLVFAVCFLPYAITRAIQLKNNGLVMKEEKDTVVKVYDGLICLSYLNCLLDPILYCLSSSKFKKLYMSIYLPFLLEKEQPENSDDTADE; encoded by the exons ATGAGTGTCACGGACAAACCGGACGACACGGACAACATCTGTCAGGAGAACATAGACAATAACCGAGCGCTGTATATTTTCTACTCTTCTGTGGTAGGTCTGGAGTTTATCTTGGGTCTCCTGCTAAACATTACAGTTATCCATCTCTTCATCTTCAAGCTCAAGTTCTGGAAATCTAAAACCATTGACATTTTCCTGTTCAATTTGGTCCTGGCTGACATTTTGTTGCTGATTGGATTGCCCGTAAAGGCGTATAACTTTCAGCAATGCAGTGAAAATAAG ATTATCAAAAAACTCAAAAAGACATCGGTGGGCGACAAGACTAAACTCCGGAGAGCGATGTTCCTCGTCACTTCGGTGGTTCTCGTCTTTGCTGTCTGCTTCTTACCTTATGCCATTACAAGAGCAATACAGCTGAAGAATAATGGGCTTGTGATGAAAGAGGAAAAAGATACTGTTGTTAAAGTGTACGATGGGCTTATTTGTCTCTCTTATCTGAACTGTCTGCTGGATCCAATCCTGTATTGCCTGAGCAGCAGTAAATTTAAGAAGTTATACATGTCAATCTATCTCCCCTTTCTGCTGGAGAAGGAACAACCAGAAAATTCAGACGACACTGCAGATGAGTGA
- the plg gene encoding plasminogen yields the protein MKVHKVVLLLGLFLLTGFLRGQTQSTDVLEAYIKTDGAWIVKLPKVQYSVTTVEECAVKCDKETSFTCRSFLYIEKDQDCVTLPANSKTDQILRRMSAVLYEKKEYLLECVNGIGMDYRGTKSKTKSGKTCQRWEGTFPHTPNITPKTHPKADLESNFCRNPDGDKGGPWCYTTDPEKRWEHCNIQDCTEECIQCSGENYRGKISTTMSGFTCQRWDSQKPHNHGYIPSALPDKYLEENYCRNPDGEPRPWCFTTSPSKRWESCSIPRCTTEPPTIVPELTCASGEGSSYRGTIAVTVSGKTCQDWASQSPQKHSRTSENYPCKGLDKNYCRNPDNERSPWCYTTDPDTRWEYCSVPSCGDQPRPEEPVIPEGEACYEGDGTSYRGAMSETISGKKCQFWTSMEPHRHSKTPQSFPKADLRRNLCRNPDGDRAPWCYTTDPSVRWEYCNIERCDIKPSSREPPTNPSVAASSPSLSSSPSPEKDCKFGNGASYRGPTSITITGVTCQAWSSMTPHQHASFTPETHPDKGLESNQCRNPDSDVNGPWCYTTDRNKKWDYCQIPDCDSLKCGQPSVKPKRCFGRIVGGCISKPHSWPWQISLRTRTKIHFCGGTLIDAQWVLTAAHCLERSESPSAYKIFLGIHTERANEASKQERDVTKIIKGPAGTDIALLKLDRPALITDKVLPACLPEKDYIVPSNTECYVTGWGETQGTGGEGFLKETGFPVIENKVCNRASFLNGRVKEHEMCAGNIEGGTDSCQGDSGGPLVCYAQSTFVLQGVTSWGLGCANAMKPGVYTRVSKFIDWIERNMKEN from the exons ATGAAGGTTCACAAAGTAGTTCTTTTACTAGGTCTATTCCTTTTAACAG GTTTCCTCAGGGGCCAGACCCAAAGCACAG ATGTTCTGGAAGCATATATTAAAACGGATGGGGCCTGGATAGTGAAATTGCCTAAAGTTCAATACAGTGTGACAACAGTGGAAGAATGTGCCGTCAAgtgcgacaaagagacttcctttaCATGCAG GTCCTTTTTGTACATCGAAAAAGATCAGGATTGTGTAACATTACCTGCAAACTCAAAAACTGATCAGATACTGCGAAGAATGAGTGCCGTTCTCTATGAGAAAAAGG AGTACTTACTGGAATGCGTGAATGGCATTGGCATGGACTACAGAGGGACAAAATCCAAGACAAAATCAGGAAAAACATGTCAGCGATGGGAGGGAACTTTCCCCCATACGCCAAA CATAACGCCAAAGACACATCCAAAAGCTGACTTGGAGTCCAACTTTTGTCGAAACCCGGATGGAGACAAGGGTGGTCCCTGGTGCTACACCACAGATCCAGAGAAACGATGGGAGCACTGCAATATCCAAGACTGCACAG AGGAATGTATACAGTGCAGTGGAGAAAACTACAGAGGCAAGATCTCCACCACCATGAGTGGATTTACCTGCCAACGCTGGGACTCTCAAAAACCCCACAACCACGGATACATCCCTTCAGC TCTTCCTGATAAGTACTTGGAAGAGAACTATTGCAGGAACCCCGATGGAGAGCCTAGGCCCTGGTGCTTCACCACCAGTCCATCCAAACGTTGGGAATCGTGCTCCATTCCACGATGCA CAACTGAACCACCCACAATCGTACCAGAACTTACCTGTGCAAGTGGAGAAGGTAGCTCCTACAGGGGCACAATTGCGGTGACAGTGTCAGGAAAAACTTGCCAGGACTGGGCATCCCAAAGTCCCCAGAAGCATTCCAGAACTTCAGAGAACTACCCTTGCAA AGGCCTTGATAAGAACTACTGCAGAAACCCTGATAATGAAAGAAGTCCATGGTGTTACACCACAGATCCAGACACCCGCTGGGAGTACTGCAGTGTGCCAAGTTGTGGAGATCAACCTAGACCTG AGGAGCCGGTGATCCCTGAGGGTGAGGCATGTTACGAAGGTGATGGAACCTCCTACCGTGGTGCCATGTCAGAGACCATCAGTGGAAAGAAATGCCAATTCTGGACATCCATGGAACCTCATCGACATTCCAAAACACCTCAGAGTTTCCCTAAAGC AGATCTGAGGAGGAACCTGTGCAGGAATCCAGATGGTGACAGAGCCCCTTGGTGCTACACCACAGATCCCTCGGTTCGGTGGGAGTATTGCAACATCGAGCGGTGTGACATCAAGCCCAGCTCAAGGGAGCCTCCTACCAATCCATCAGTGGCTGCATCTTCTCCATCTCTATCTTCTTCTCCTTCTCCAGAAAAAG ATTGTAAGTTTGGCAACGGAGCAAGTTACCGGGGTCCCACATCCATTACAATAACGGGAGTGACCTGCCAAGCATGGAGTTCTATGACCCCCCATCAGCATGCCAGTTTTACCCCAGAAACGCACCCAGACAAGGGACTAGAGTCAAAT CAATGCAGAAACCCAGACAGTGATGTGAACGGACCTTGGTGCTATACAACGGATCGAAATAAGAAGTGGGATTACTGTCAGATCCCAGACTGTG ATAGCCTGAAATGCGGACAACCTTCAGTAAAACCTAAGCGGTGCTTTGGGCGGATCGTTGGGGGGTGTATTTCCAAACCACACTCCTGGCCTTGGCAGATCAGTCTTAGGACAAG AACCAAAATCCATTTCTGTGGTGGAACGCTAATTGATGCACAATGGGTCCTAACTGCAGCCCACTGCCTAGAGAG GTCTGAGAGTCCATCTGCCTACAAGATCTTCCTTGGAATCCACACAGAACGTGCAAATGAAGCATCCAAACAGGAACGAGATGTTACTAAGATTATTAAGGGGCCAGCTGGAACTGACATCGCTCTTCTCAAGTTGGACAG GCCTGCATTAATAACCGATAAGGTACTGCCTGCGTGCCTACCAGAGAAGGACTACATTGTACCAAGCAATACTGAATGCTATGTAACAGGCTGGGGGGAGACACAAG GAACTGGTGGAGAAGGTTTTCTGAAAGAAACAGGCTTCCCTGTAATTGAGAACAAAGTCTGCAACCGTGCATCTTTTCTGAATGGCCGTGTGAAGGAGCATGAGATGTGTGCAGGAAACATAGAAGGTGGAACTGACAGTTGCCAG GGTGACAGCGGCGGGCCTCTTGTCTGCTACGCACAGAGCACCTTCGTCCTTCAGGGAGTGACATCATGGGGTCTCGGCTGTGCTAATGCCATGAAACCTGGAGTGTATACCCGCGTCTCCAAGTTTATCGACTGGATAGAACGCAATATGAAAGAAAACTGA